The following nucleotide sequence is from Austwickia chelonae.
TGTTGAGGTCCTGTGGGCAGATCGAGGGTCTGGAGAGGCTCCGGTTCACCAGTCCGCATCCGGCGGCCTTCACCGACGATGTGATCGAGGCGATGGCCGAGACGCCCACGGTGATGCCTCAGCTGCACATGCCGCTCCAGGCTGGGTCGGACAGCGTTCTGCGGGCGATGAGGCGTAGCTATCGCAGCGACCGTTTTCTGCGGATCCTCGACCGGGTCCGGGAACAGATCCCGGAAGCAGCTATCACGACCGACATTATCGTGGGCTTTCCTGGGGAGACGGACGCAGACTTCGACGAGACCATGCGGGTGGTTGAGCAAGCGCGCTTCGCCAGCGCTTTCACCTTCCAGTACTCGATCCGTCCGGGAACTCCAGCGGCGACGATGGACGGTCAGGTTCCCAAAGCGGTCGTGCAGGAACGCTTCGAACGTCTGGTCGCTCTACAGGACGAGATCTCCTGGCAGGAGAATCGCAAGGTGGAGGGACGAACTGTTTCCGTCCTGGTCGCGCCCGGAGAAGGGCGCAAGGACGGGCAGACGGATCGGATGTCCGGCCGGGCAGAGGACAACCGTCTGGTGCACTTCTCGGTACCGCAGGAAGCGCGGGAGGCCGGCGATCTGGCACGCCCGGGTGACATCGTGGAGGTCGATGTCACCTATGGTGCGCCGCACCATCTCGTGGCTGACGGGGCCTTGTCCGGTGGCACCTACCGGGTGCGGCGGACCCGCGGCGGCCAGGCTTGGGCGGATTCGCAGGAAAACCCGGTCAGCGGCCGACCCATGGTCTCGTTGGGGATCCCACGCATCGGTGCCCCGCCGAAGGCTGAGGCCACTCCGTGCGGGTGCGACTGACTTTCGGGAACGGGGCCCGAGGCCGGTGTCCTGAAAGACATCGGTCGGTCTCGGTGCACAGAATCGAAGGGTGAGGAGTCATCGGCATGTCCGAGAAGGTGATCGCCGTAGTGGGTGCTACGGCGACGGGCAAGTCCGATCTGGCAGTGGCCTTGTCGCTCCATCTGGGTGGTGAGGTCGTCAACGCCGATGCCTCGCAGCTGTACCGGGGCATGGATATCGGCACGGCGAAGCTTCCCTTCCCCGCGCGTCGAGGCATTCCTCACCATCAGATCGATGTTCTGGAGATCACTCAGGACGCTGCTGTCGCCGCATACCAGAGCGCGGCCCGGGCCGATATCGAGAGTGTGCTTGCCCGCGGCCGGATACCGGTGGTCTGTGGGGGGTCTGGGCTGTACGTACGAGCAGCACTGGATGTCCTGGAGATCCCACCGACCGATGCCGCTGTCAGGGCGAGATGGGAAGAACGACTCGACGACGAGGGCGTCGAGTTCCTCTTCTCTGTCCTCGCAGTTCAAGACCCGACGGCCGCAGCGAAGATCGACCCCCGCAACGGGCGGAGGATCGTTCGGGCCTTGGAAGTCATCGAGCTCACCGGCCGGCCTTTCTCAGCCACGATGCCGCGACGTGAGTACGTGTTGCCGACGATCCAACTGGGATTGCGTGCTGCGCGTCCGGTTCTGGATGAACGTATCGAGCGGCGTACTCGCCGGATGTGGGCTGACGGATTGCTCGAGGAGGTCGAAGCCCTGGAGAGGGCCGGTTTGTCCGGCACTCGGACGGCTTCCCGGGCAGTGGGCTATGCCCAGGCCGCAGCGCAGCTCGCAGGCGACCTTTCCGAACAGGAAGCGATCGAGGACACCGTCCGCGCGACCAGGCGGCTGGTCCGTCGGCAGGAGTCGTGGTTCGGGGCCGATCCGCGGATCGCCTGGGTGGACGCCTGCGGCTCCGATGTGCTCGCGTCGGCGCTTGAAGCGATCGACTCAGCTTCCTGAATCACCAGGACATCGGCATCCACTCACCAGGCTTCCGGAGAGAGCGGCTTCGCAGACCGGGATACGGCCGTCGACAACGTTGTCGCGGGCTGCACGTCAGAATGGGACGGTGACGAAGAATGCGCAGTCGACCCTTCCCTTCACGAAGGGACATGGCACGGAGAACGATTTCGTGGTGGTGCCTGATTTCACCGGCGAGCGAGACCTCGATACGGAGCTGGTACGCAAACTGGCCGACCGGAGAGCAGGGATCGGCGCGGACGGGGTCATCCGAGTGGTTCGTACAGAGCAGGCCGCCGAGGCTCTGGTGCGGGCGCAGGCCGCTGAGGCCGAATGGTTCATGGACTACCGCAATGCGGATGGCAGCATCGCGGAGATGTGTGGCAATGGCACCAGGGTCTTCGCTGCTTACCTCATCAGAGAAGGTCTGGTTGAGGAGTCGGAATTTGCGATCGCGACGCGGGCCGGGGTCAAGAAGGTCAGCGTGGTGGGAGACCGGATCGCCGTGAATCTCGGCCCCTGGCGGGTGCTGGATCAGGAGCGGTTCGCTACGGACGGACATGACGCCGTTGTCGCGCTGCACCAGTCTGAGCCGTGGCCGGGCCTGTCGATGGACCTGGGAAATCCGCATACGGTCGTCGCGCTTCCTGATGACATCGATCTGTCCGCCTTGGACCTCTCGGTGATGCCTTCGGTGATCCCGGTTCCACCGCACGGCACCAATGTGGAACTAGCGCAGGTGACCGGCTCGAATCGGCTGCAGATGAGGGTCTTCGAGCGCGGGGTCGGCGAGACCAGGTCGTGCGGTACCGGGGCATGTGCCACAGCGCTCGCATTCATGCTGTGGAGTGGTGAGCCGCATGCGCACGAGCAGTGGCAGGTCGATCTGCCGGGTGGTTCGGTGCAGGTGACGGCGCTGCCTGGTGGGGAAGTGGAGTTGGCAGGTCCTGCGGAACTGGTGGCAGACGGGGTCTTCGTTCTCGGCTGAGCCGGGCCGGGGTCAGCGGCCCAGCGATTCTGCTCAGGCCGGATCTATCCAGGAGTCGTTCGGCTCCCGACGTACCCGCAGAACCCGGAATCCCTTCGCCGAGGCGTATCTGTCGACGTGGTAGCTCGAGGAGAGGGTGCCGTTCAGCCAGGATTGGAGAGAGTCGGCGCCGAGATTCTTCTGCACCACCAGGTAGGCCGTTCCACCAGGAGCGAGTCGCGGTAACCAGGTGGACAGCAAAGTGTGGAGCGCGGCTTTGCCGATCCGGATCGGAGGATTCGACCAGATCACGTCGAAGGTGGCTTCTTTATCCACCTGTTCCGGGAGGGCTGTTCGGACGTGGGTGAGTCCGAGCGATTGCGCATTGTCTGAGGTCAGAGCCAGCGCACGCTCGTTGACGTCGACGGCCCACACCGTCGCTTCGGGGGAGTGCATGGCGAGGGTCAGCGCAATCGGTCCCCATCCGCAGCCCAGGTCGAGGAAGGTGCCTTCCCGCGGTGGCTGAGGAGCTTCACGCAAGAGGACAGAGGTGCCCAGGTCGAGTCGATCGGTGGAGAAGACGCCGTTGGCGGTCCAGACGGAGACCTCGTGGCCTGCTAGACGGATGCGTAGTTGCCTACGTTCTTCGGTCACCTCCGGGCGGGCGGAGAAATAGTGCTGGGCAACGGCTTTCGGCGGAGTGCTCGGCTCTGGCCGGTTCTGCGGTCGGGTGGGGGTGATGTCGTTCACGGCCGTGTCCTGATCCGGGGAGACGAGAGGAGACATGCGGTCTGCTCGCATGCCGATGACAGTGGCTGACCTTCGTCCGGCGAAGGCCACACGAGTCCCATGCTAGTGCTGCTCAACGCCGAAAACGTGAGGCAGGCTGACGGCACCGTTGTCTTTGAGTGGCTGCCCGGAAGAAATCGAGTGGCTGTGTACGAGGTGGTCATGACACCCTGGAGTCACCATGACGCAACCCGATGACATCTTCTCCACCCGTGCCAGCGCTCTTGCCGATGACGACGACTGGCATCGTCACGACCCTGACTTCGTGTCCTACGACGGTGATCAGCTTGAACGTGAAGAACGAGCTGCGATGCGCCGAGTGGGTGGGTTGTCCACCGAGCTGGAAGACATCACAGAGGTCGAGTATCGCGAACTCCGCTTGGAGAAGGTGGTCCTGGCTGGGGTGTGGTCATCTGGGTCCGTTGAGGACGCAGAGAATTCGCTCCGGGAGCTCGCTGCTTTGGCTGAGACGGCCGGTTCTCAGGTGATGGCAGGGCTCCTCCAGCGACGACAGCGTCCGGACGCGGCGACGTTCTTGGGCTCGGGCAAGGCCGAGGAACTGCGGGATGTCGTCGTGAACGAGGGCGCCGACACGGTGGTCTGTGACGCCGAGCTGTCGCCCAGCCAACGTCGCGCGCTGGAGGACATCGTCAAGGTCAAGGTCATCGACCGGACCGCACTGATTCTGGACATCTTTGCCCAGCATGCGAAGTCGCGGGAAGGTAAAGCACAGGTCGAGTTGGCCCAGCTGCAGTATCTTCTCCCTCGACTGCGCGGCTGGGGTGAGTCGATGTCCAGACAGGCCGGAGGCCAGGCCGCTGGCGGTATGGGCATGGGGTCACGTGGTCCTGGTGAGACAAAGATCGAACTCGACCGGCGCCGTATCAACTCGAGGATGGCGAAACTCCGCCGGGAGATCCGGCACATGAAGACCACCCGAGACGTGAAACGTGGTGCGCGACGGGGAAACCAGGTTCCTGCCGTGGTTCTCGCCGGTTACACCAATGCTGGTAAGTCCTCGCTGCTGAACCGGCTGACCGGAGCAGGCGTCCTTGTCGAAAATGCTTTGTTCGCAACTTTGGATCCCACCGTGCGTAAAGCGGTCACGCCGGACGGGCGCCCTTATACCCTCTCCGACACGGTGGGTTTCGTCCGGTCGCTGCCCCACCAGCTGGTGGAGGCCTTCAGATCGACGTTGGAGGAGGTCGCCGACGCAGACGTTCTTCTCCATGTGGTGGACGGATCGCACCCGGATCCCTTTGCGCAGGTTGCTGCGGTCCGTGAAGTGCTGGCCGAGGTGATGGCCTCCGGCGCGGAAAAGGCCAGGCTGAACGCCGACGAGGAATCAGACACGGTGGCCAAGGACGCATGGTCCTCCGATCCTCGTGACCGGGCGGCGCGCAAGGACGGTGCCGAGATACGCACTGGGCCTCGGGAGATCGTGGTGGTGAACAAGGCTGACCTGGCGGACAGCGAGACCCTTCAGCAGCTGGTCCGTCGTGAACGTGACTGTCTGGTGGTCTCGGCGCGCACCGGCGAAGGCATGGAAGCTCTGATCGAGCGGATCGCGGCAGAGATCCCGCGTCCTCAGATCGATCTGACAGTGCTGATTCCTTACGATCGCGGAGAACTGGTCCATCGGGTGCATGAGCAGGCTGATGTCCTCCGTGAGGAACACATCGCCGAGGGCACCCGTTTGCAGGTCCGGGTATTGCCGGATCTGGCGGGTGAACTGTCACCTTTTGTGACAACCAGCTCCTGAACATCGCACGTCGTGACGGTGAGGCGGCCCCACCCGGCGGTAGGGCCGCCTCTTCCTGCCGGTTTTCGTCGTGTCGGCAGGGGCCCGGTCGCCCATTAGGGTGGTCCGGTGTCCACGCCTCCTGATTGCCGAATGCTGCTGAACACCGTCGTTTCCACGATGGGTGGGCGGGAACGCGCTGGTCAGCTGCAGATGGCGCAGGCAGTCGAAGCCGCCGTGGACACCCAACGGCATCTTCTGGTCCAGGCAGGAACCGGGACCGGTAAGTCCTTGGCTTACCTGGTCCCTGCTGTCGCACATGCCTTCGCTACGGGGAAACCCGCAGTGGTGGCGACGGCGACTTTGGCCTTGCAGTCGCAGATCGTCGACGGGGATCTTCCCCGGCTTGCCGAAGCACTCCGTCCGACGCTGGGGCGTGAACCCACCTGCGTCCTCGTCAAGGGGCGGCGGAACTACGTGTGCAGGTACAAGACCGATGGAGGTCTGCCTGACGATGACGAGGGGACGCTGCTGTCGGTAGGGGAGGTCGACAAGCAGTCGTCCTGGTTGGGTAAAGAAGTCCTCCGCCTGCGGGAGTGGGCGGGGCAGACTGATTCGGGTGACCGGGACGAACTGGTCCCCGGTGTGTCCGAACGTGCTTGGCATCAGGTATCGGTGAGTGCCCGCGAATGTCTCGGCGGGGCCTGCCCGGTCCGGGACGATTGTTTCGTTGAGATAGCCCGGGCTCGCGCCCAGGACGTCGATGTCGTCGTGACCAATCACTCCTTCATGGCGATCGACGCCTTCGAAGGCCGGCAGCTGTTGCCCGAGCACGATCTGCTCGTCGTCGATGAGGCGCATGAGCTGGTGGACCGGGTGACTGCCACCATCACCGACGAACTGACCTCCGGCATGGTGGAGAGCGCGGCCCGCAAAGCGGGACGGTTGGCCGATACTGCTGAACTCGTCGAAAGCGCAGAGGCGTTGCGGCAGGCTTTGGAGTCGCTGCCGGAAGGACGCCTGCGAATACTTCCTGAGGAGCTGGCCCAAGCCCTGGGCAGCGTGTTGGAGAGCTCGAGGGATGTCCAGTCCCAATTGAAAGCGGACGGCAGCGGGAAGAACGACCCCGGAAGTAATAGCGACCGGTTGTTGGCCCGGTCCGCAGTCGAAGAGATCTTCGAGGTGTGCGACCGCATTCTCGCCGGGCGTGAGATCGATGTTCTCTGGTCAGGCGAGGACCTGCGCAGAGGAATGGTCCTCCGAGTAGCTCCGTTGAGCGTGGCGATGATGATGAGGGAAAAGGTCTTCCAGGAACGGACCGTCGTCCTCACCTCGGCGACCTTGGAGCTCGGTGGCTCTTTCGACAGCGTGGCAGGCGTTCTCGGTCTGCAGGGGGAGGACGCACCTCATTGGGACGGGCTCGATGTCGGGAGCCCCTTCGACTATCGGCGACAGGCCATGGCTTATGTGGCTCGACACGTACCTGCGCCTACCCGGGAAGGCGCATCCCCGGTCGCGATGGACGAGATCGAGGCTTTGATCCGCTCTGCAGGGGGACGCACCCTAGGGTTGTTCTCCTCGATGAGGGCTGCCAGAGCGACCACCGAGGAGATGCGTGAACGACTGGGAGAGGACTATCCGATCCTCTGCCAAGGAGACGATCAGACCCCCACTCTGGTAAGGGAGTTCGCCTCCGATGCGCGGACCTGCCTGTTTGGCACGCTTTCCCTCTGGCAGGGAGTCGATGTCCCGGGGTCGGCCTGCCAACTGGTGATCATCGACCGGATTCCTTTTCCTCGCCCTGACGACCCTTTGGCGAGCGCACGCAGTGAGGAGGTGAGCCGTCGGGGCGGCAACGGTTTCATGGCGGTTTCGGCGACACATGCTGCGCTCCGCCTTGCACAGGGGGTGGGTCGTCTGATCCGACGTGATGACGACCGAGGGGTGGTGGCTTTCCTCGATTCACGCATGCTGACCGCGCGTTACGCAGGCTTTCTGCAAAGTTCGCTCCCTCCTTTCTGGGCAACGACCGACCGCGAGCTGGTGCTGGGAGCCTTGGACCGTCTGGACCGGACGGCCGCTCCGGTGGTGCCGCTACGGGAGCGGTCCTAGCCGGGCAGGACATGGCAGGCTGGGAGGATGCCTGCTGTTGTCTCTCCACCGCCGACCGTTCCGCCTTGTGTGCTGGTCCTGGGTCCTGAGGAATTATTGGCCCGGCGTGCGGTGTCCGATACCTTGGCGGTCCTTCGCGCTGAGGATCCGCAGATCGATGTGGTTCGGCTCTCGGCCATCACCTACGAACCGGGGCAGCTGTCAGTTCATGTCAGTCCGTCCTTGTTCGGGGGTCGTACCGCGGTGGTCATTCCCGATGCGGACGAGGCCAGGGAGGATCTGCAGAAAGAGCTGCTGTCCTATCTGGAGTGTCCTGCCGAACATGTGACTCTTGTGGTGGGGCACCGGGGAGGCAACCGGGGCAAAAAGATCGTGGACACCATGAAGAAGCGCAAAGCTCGGGTGTTGGAGGCCCCGGCAGTCAAGTCAGATCGAGACAAATCAGACTTCGTGGTGAACGAATTCCGCAGCAACCGGCGAAAAATCACCTCGGAGGCCGTGCGGGCGCTGGTGGAGGCGGTGGGCAAGGACCTTTCAGAGCTGGCTTCGGCCTGCGCTCAGCTGATCGCGGACACCCAAGGGACGGTCGATGAGTCCGTGGTGGAGACCTATCACGGGGGGAAGGTCGAAGCCACAGGGTTCAGAGTGGCTGATGCGGCTGTCGCCGGGCAGCAGGGAGAGGCCCTGGCACTGGCCAGGCACGCCATGGCTGCGGGAGTCGACCCGGTACCGATCGTTGCTGTGCTGGCGTTGCAGCTTCGACAACTGGTGAAAGTGGCAGGCGCACCCCGTGGATCGGGGGCTTCCCTGGCCAAGGACTTGGGTATGGCACCTTGGCAGATCGATCGAGCGCGTCGCTCATTGTCGGGGTGGGATGCCCACGGCTTGGGAGTGGCGATTCAGGCGGTGGCTGCTGCCGACTACGCGGTCAAAGGTGGCGGGCGTGACCCGCGCTATGCCGTGGAGCGTTGCCTCGTCCAGATCTGCCAGGCACGTCGAGGGTGAGTGGCGGGGATCCGCGCTGTCAGCAGCGGATCCCCGCCAGGAACCAGCTTTTTCCCTGGTGGCTTGGGGCATGCCGCTCGACGCTGGTAACGTTGAAGGTCGCGTGTGCGCCCAGGTCGTGTGCATCACGCAATCCGTAGCTCGTCCTTGGCCGGAGGTGACCACCCTCCGGAGGTGAGGCCGGGCCTGCCGCAGGCGGCAGTCGATCGACCAGGAGAGATTCGTGGCCAATATCAAGTCCCAGATGAAGCGCATCAAGACCAACGCCAAGCGCACCGAGCGCAACAAGGCGTACAAGTCCGAGCTGCGCACGTGGATCCGCAAGTTCCGTGAGGCTGCCGCCGCAGGCGACAAGGAAACCGCCACGGAAGCGCTGCGCCTGGCGAGCAAGAAGCTCGACAAGGCCGTGAGCAAGGGCGTCATCCACAAGAACCAGGCCGCCAACAAGAAGTCGGCGATGGCCAAGGTTCACGCCAAGCTGTGACCTGAGCTGCCTTCGTGGCAGTTCTCACGATGGTCGTACGCCCCAGAGGCGTGCGGCCATCGGCTTTTCTCCGCCCGACTCGTCGCAGGGTTCCAGCCTGCGGGAGGAAGACCGAATCCTCGGAGGACGGTAGAGTCCTCGCCATCATGAGCACCACTTACCTCGTCGGCTCTCTCGCCGCTGTGTCTGCTCTCGCCTGTTGGTATTCCGCGGCGAAGGGTGTCCAAATCATCTACCGCCCTACAAAGGTCGGAACCTTGGTTCTGCTCGTCGCGCTCGCGGCGAGTATGGGAGCTGCGGACAGTCTCCACGGGTGGGCCTTGCTGGTGGGATTGTCCTGTGGGCTGGTCGGCGACGTTCTTCTCCTGAGGAAGGACAACAGAGCTTTCCTCGCCGGGCTGTCCGCTTTTCTCCTCGGCCATCTGTGTTACGTGGTGGTGTTCGCGGTCTCGTGGTTGCATCCGGTGAACGCTCTTCTGGCTGCTGTGCTGGTCTCGCCTTTCGCGGTGCTCTCGTTGACTCGGGTGCGGAGCGGCGCCGGGCAGCGGTCCGGTTCGGTGATGGCTTATGCGACGCTCGGTTACGGCTCGATCCTGTCGGTGATGGCGATCGCGGCGGGGGCCACCGGCCAGCCGTTGACCTTGGCGGGCGGGGTGCTCTTCGTCGTTTCTGACACTGTCCTGGCTCTGGACCGCTTCGATGCGCCGCGTCCATATGCCGGGGTGGTGGTGATCATGACCTATCAGTTGGCGCAGGCGTTCATCGTGCTGGGCTCCTTGTCGTGACCACAAGGAGAAAGGCGCGTGTTCGCTTGAGGGTGGCTGCGCTAGCCTGGGCTCATGCGTAGCCTGCTGCTCCTTAGGTAGCCGCGTCGACTTTCCCGGGTCTCGACGCGGCTGGCCCCCTGGGCGGGGGTCTTTTCCATGTCAGAAGGTCGTACCCGGCGTCGGTGGCGACATGAGGTGTCGCACGCATCCGCACGAGCGAGCGAGGACGAAGAGCGATGAATGAGACCCCCTTCCGGTACACAGCTCAGCTGGCCGGTCAGATCGAGACGGCTTGGCAGGACCGCTGGGAGGAGGAACGGATCTTCCATGCTCCGAACCCGTCGGGTCCCTGGGCCGATCCTGACGGTGTAGCCGGACGGGACAAGCTCTTCGTGATGGACATGTTCCCGTATCCCTCCGGTGCCGGGCTGCATGTCGGACATCCTCTGGGCTACATCGCGACGGATGTCTTTTCCCGTTACCAGCGGATGACCGGGAAAAATGTGCTGCATTGCCTGGGCTATGACGCCTTCGGTCTGCCTGCGGAACAGTACGCGGTCCAGACCGGACAGCACCCTCGGATCACGACCGAGGAGAACATCGGGACGATGAAGCGACAGCTGCGGCGGCTGGGCCTGGGCCATGACGACCGGCGTTCGGTGTCGACCATCGATGAGGACTTCTACCGGTGGACCCAGTGGATCTTCCTGCAGGTGTACAACAGCTGGTACGACGAGCATGCTCCTCGACGGTCCGGTGAGGGCACCGGTCGCGCGCGTCCTATCTCTGATCTGGTGGAGAAATACAGCCAAGGTGAGCTGCCGACCCCGGATGGGCGCAGCTGGGCAGATCTGACTCCTCAGGAGAAACACGAGATCATCGACGACCACAGGCTGGCCTATGTCTCGGCAGCCCCGGTCAACTGGTGTCCGGGGTTGGGGACGGTGCTCTCCAACGAGGAGGTCACCAACGACGGACGCTCTGAGCGGGGAAACTTCCCGGTGTTCAAGCGGAGCCTGTCGCAGTGGATGATGCGGATCACTGCTTACGCCGACCGCCTGGTGGACGACCTGGATCGGATGGACTGGCCGGAGCCGGTCAAGCTGATGCAGCGCAACTGGATCGGCCGGAGCAATGGCGCCCAGGTGACTTTCCGCGCTGAGTCCGCAGACGGAAGCTCCCGGCCGGTCGAGGTGTTCACCACCCGGCCGGATACCTTGTTCGGCGCAACTTTCATGGTGCTGGCCCCTGAACATCCGCTGGTCGACGAGCTGACCCCGTCCGGTTCTTGGCCCGAAGGGATTCCCGCGGTCTGGACTGGGGGTGCTAGCGGACCTGCGGAGGCTGTGGCGGCCTATCGTCGAGCGGCTTCCCGCAAGAGCGATGTCGAGCGCCAGTTGGACAGCAGTCAGAAGACCGGCGTCTTCACCGGCGCTTATGCGGTCAACCCGGTGGACGGCCGACAGGTACCCGTCTTCATCGCCGACTATGTCCTGATGGGATATGGCACCGGGGCGATCATGGCCGTGCCTGCTCACGACGAGCGAGATTTCGCTTATGCCCAGGCTTTCGAGCTGCCGGTCATCGATGTCGTCAGCCCGACGGTCGATGGCATCGCAGATCCGTCCTGGCCCGGTTCAGCTGCATCCGGTGCGGCATTCTGCGGTGACGGCGTGGCGGTGAACAGTTCCTGTGGCGACCTGACGGTCGACGGGCTGACCGTCGGGGAAGCCAAAGCGCGGACGATTGACTGGTTGGAGAAGAACGAGCTCGGTCACGGGACTGTGACCTACCGTTTGCGTGACTGGCTGTTCAGCCGTCAGCGGTACTGGGGCGAGCCTTTCCCGATCGTCTATGACGAGGACGGGCAGGCGCACGCATTGCCGGAGTCGATGTTGCCGGTGCTGCTGCCTGAGGTCCCCGACTACAGCCCGAAGACTTTTGCCGCGGATGACGCCGATTCCTCCCCGGAGCCGCCGTTGTCCCGTGCCCAGGAATGGGTCGACGTCGAACTCGACCTCGGTGACGGTCCTCGCCGCTACCATCGGGAGACGAACACCATGCCCAACTGGGCCGGTTCCTGCTGGTACGAACTGCGTTATCTGGACCCGGCCAATGACTCGATGCTGGTGGATCCGCAGGTCGAGGAATATTGGATGGGACCGCGTTCGACCACGGTGGTCGGAGCACCCGCCGGGGCCTGCGATCCCGGTGGCGTCGACCTCTACGTCGGCGGTGTCGAGCACGCGGTACTGCATCTGCTGTACAGCCGTTTCTGGCACAAGGTTCTTTTCGATCTGGGCCATGTCAGCAGCGAAGAACCCTTCCGCCGGTTGTTCAACCAGGGCTACATCCAGGCCTTCGCCTACACCGACGAACGAGGCCAGTATGTCCCGGCAGCAGAGGTGGAGGAGGTTCCCTCTGCGGACGGTAACGACGAGCCGTCCTACTTCTGGCAGGGGCAGCCGGTGAACCGTGAGTACGGGAAGATGGGCAAGTCGCTGAAAAATGTGACCACCCCGGACGACATGTACGAACGGTACGGGGCAGACACCTTCCGGGTGTATGAGATGAGCATGGGTCCTTTGGAGGTCTCTCGGCCTTGGGAGACCCGAGCGGTGGTCGGCGCACAACGTTTCCTCCAGCGGCTGTGGCGCAATGTGATCGACGAGGTGACCGGCGAGGTTCGGGTCGTCGACCAGCCGATGGGCGAGGCCACGGCCAGGTTGGTCGCACGGACCGCTGACGGGGTCGCCGCCGACTACGCGGCT
It contains:
- the leuS gene encoding leucine--tRNA ligase; amino-acid sequence: MNETPFRYTAQLAGQIETAWQDRWEEERIFHAPNPSGPWADPDGVAGRDKLFVMDMFPYPSGAGLHVGHPLGYIATDVFSRYQRMTGKNVLHCLGYDAFGLPAEQYAVQTGQHPRITTEENIGTMKRQLRRLGLGHDDRRSVSTIDEDFYRWTQWIFLQVYNSWYDEHAPRRSGEGTGRARPISDLVEKYSQGELPTPDGRSWADLTPQEKHEIIDDHRLAYVSAAPVNWCPGLGTVLSNEEVTNDGRSERGNFPVFKRSLSQWMMRITAYADRLVDDLDRMDWPEPVKLMQRNWIGRSNGAQVTFRAESADGSSRPVEVFTTRPDTLFGATFMVLAPEHPLVDELTPSGSWPEGIPAVWTGGASGPAEAVAAYRRAASRKSDVERQLDSSQKTGVFTGAYAVNPVDGRQVPVFIADYVLMGYGTGAIMAVPAHDERDFAYAQAFELPVIDVVSPTVDGIADPSWPGSAASGAAFCGDGVAVNSSCGDLTVDGLTVGEAKARTIDWLEKNELGHGTVTYRLRDWLFSRQRYWGEPFPIVYDEDGQAHALPESMLPVLLPEVPDYSPKTFAADDADSSPEPPLSRAQEWVDVELDLGDGPRRYHRETNTMPNWAGSCWYELRYLDPANDSMLVDPQVEEYWMGPRSTTVVGAPAGACDPGGVDLYVGGVEHAVLHLLYSRFWHKVLFDLGHVSSEEPFRRLFNQGYIQAFAYTDERGQYVPAAEVEEVPSADGNDEPSYFWQGQPVNREYGKMGKSLKNVTTPDDMYERYGADTFRVYEMSMGPLEVSRPWETRAVVGAQRFLQRLWRNVIDEVTGEVRVVDQPMGEATARLVARTADGVAADYAALRFNTAIAKLIELNNGLTRLGEVPREAAEQLVLMVAPVAPHIAEELWSRLGHAESLTFVSFPQADPKMLVEDTVTCVIQIQGKVRDRIEVPADITADALEELALATERISGILEGRTVRKVIVRAPQLVNIVAS
- a CDS encoding lysoplasmalogenase, coding for MSTTYLVGSLAAVSALACWYSAAKGVQIIYRPTKVGTLVLLVALAASMGAADSLHGWALLVGLSCGLVGDVLLLRKDNRAFLAGLSAFLLGHLCYVVVFAVSWLHPVNALLAAVLVSPFAVLSLTRVRSGAGQRSGSVMAYATLGYGSILSVMAIAAGATGQPLTLAGGVLFVVSDTVLALDRFDAPRPYAGVVVIMTYQLAQAFIVLGSLS